From a single Verrucomicrobiia bacterium genomic region:
- a CDS encoding UDP-N-acetylglucosamine diphosphorylase produces MCAPAELFDLNQTEHAALFAGCEYAWDALERIRGYLSANLRPGLHNRCKGVAYVGEHVFIGEGTVVEDGVMIKGPAIIGRNCEVRHNAYIREQVIIGDNCIIGNSSELKNSVLFNQAVAPHFNYIGDSILGCKTHLGAGVKISNLKLVPGNIFVEINGKRLDTGLRKFGALIGDKAEIGCNAVLNPGSIIGRGSVIYPNTNWRGVLAANCIVKNQVSQKITARE; encoded by the coding sequence ATGTGTGCGCCAGCCGAGTTATTTGATCTGAACCAAACCGAGCACGCCGCCCTGTTCGCTGGGTGCGAGTATGCTTGGGATGCCTTGGAGAGGATTCGGGGCTATCTCTCGGCTAATCTTCGCCCCGGGTTGCACAATCGTTGTAAGGGTGTGGCCTATGTGGGCGAGCATGTGTTTATCGGCGAGGGCACGGTTGTCGAGGACGGCGTCATGATCAAGGGGCCGGCTATTATTGGGAGAAATTGTGAGGTTCGCCATAATGCCTACATCCGCGAGCAAGTGATTATCGGCGACAATTGCATCATTGGTAATTCGTCCGAACTCAAAAACTCCGTGCTCTTCAACCAGGCAGTTGCCCCGCATTTCAATTATATCGGGGATTCTATTCTCGGCTGCAAGACACATCTGGGCGCCGGGGTGAAGATTTCGAATTTAAAACTGGTCCCGGGTAATATTTTCGTTGAAATCAACGGGAAACGGTTGGATACGGGCTTGAGGAAATTTGGGGCGCTCATCGGAGACAAAGCGGAAATTGGCTGCAACGCCGTGCTAAACCCCGGGTCGATTATCGGGCGGGGCTCGGTCATCTATCCCAATACGAATTGGCGCGGGGTGTTGGCGGCTAATTGCATCGTCAAAAACCAGGTTTCCCAGAAGATTACAGCTAGAGAATAA
- a CDS encoding cysteine desulfurase family protein, translating into MSGMRPVYFDYNATTPLDPKVRQAMLPFLTEIWGNPSSIHQIGRQARAQLDEARERAAVVLGCKPSEVVFTSGGTESANLAVFGATRLLKPKGRHIITSAVEHHAVLHCCEYLARKEGFDVTCLPVNRQGRVSVESLQAAIRPDTILVSIMPANNEIGTIQPVSDLGVVCRQYGVIFHTDAVQWFGKEPFQSIHQFNADLVSICGHKFHGPKGAGALFIRSPLRLEPIVFGGSHENERRAGTENLAGIVGFVEALELFVRTPVFNRTQLEPLSNRLRELIQRIPGAQLAGSSHDCLSNTVAFLVKGSDSIALLAGLDMENICASSGSACSAGSLEPSHVIAALGFEPALANSLVRFSLGRGTTAEEIAYAEDILPEVISRAQHVG; encoded by the coding sequence ATGAGCGGAATGCGGCCAGTTTATTTTGATTATAATGCCACCACCCCCCTGGACCCCAAGGTGCGCCAGGCCATGCTCCCCTTCTTGACCGAGATTTGGGGCAATCCTTCCAGCATCCACCAAATCGGACGGCAGGCGCGGGCCCAATTGGATGAGGCCCGGGAACGAGCCGCTGTGGTGTTAGGCTGCAAACCAAGCGAGGTGGTGTTTACTAGCGGTGGAACTGAAAGCGCCAATCTGGCGGTTTTTGGCGCAACTCGCCTTCTCAAGCCAAAGGGACGCCATATCATTACGTCGGCCGTGGAACATCACGCGGTCCTTCACTGCTGCGAGTACCTCGCGCGAAAAGAGGGTTTCGATGTCACCTGTCTTCCGGTTAACCGGCAGGGCAGGGTCTCGGTTGAATCGCTCCAGGCCGCCATTCGCCCGGACACAATCCTGGTCTCCATCATGCCGGCCAATAACGAGATCGGCACTATTCAACCCGTTAGTGACTTGGGCGTGGTTTGCAGACAATACGGTGTCATTTTTCATACGGACGCGGTGCAATGGTTTGGTAAAGAACCGTTCCAGAGCATCCATCAATTCAACGCAGACCTGGTCTCCATCTGCGGGCATAAATTTCATGGTCCAAAAGGCGCCGGGGCTTTATTCATTCGGTCCCCACTGCGCCTTGAACCCATCGTCTTTGGAGGCAGCCATGAAAATGAACGCCGGGCAGGAACCGAGAATCTGGCCGGAATCGTTGGGTTCGTCGAAGCCTTGGAGCTTTTTGTTAGAACACCCGTTTTCAACCGAACACAGCTTGAACCTTTGTCAAACCGATTGCGCGAATTGATTCAGCGAATTCCGGGAGCGCAACTGGCAGGTTCGTCCCATGATTGCCTTTCAAACACTGTGGCGTTCCTTGTGAAGGGCTCAGACAGCATCGCCTTACTGGCTGGGCTGGATATGGAAAATATCTGCGCGTCAAGTGGCTCAGCCTGTTCAGCGGGTTCATTGGAACCCTCTCACGTCATCGCTGCGTTAGGGTTCGAGCCGGCCCTGGCAAATTCTCTGGTGCGCTTTTCTCTTGGAAGAGGAACAACGGCGGAAGAAATTGCATACGCCGAAGATATACTGCCCGAGGTGATCTCCCGCGCACAACATGTTGGATAA